From the Streptobacillus ratti genome, the window AAACACGCATAATTAATAATTAAGCGTGTTTCCTATTCTTCTTATTTTTTATCATAAGGGAAATCATCAGGATCTAAACTAAATCTAACTCCCTCATTCATCATATCTATAAGTTTTAAATCTTCATCATCTAAAGTGAAATTTTGAGAATTAAAATTCTCTATTATTCTTGATGGTGTTTCTGATTTAGGTATAGCATAAATACCTCTTTGTATATGCCAATTTAATATTACTTGTGATGAAGTAACATTATATTTACTAGCAATATTTAATAAGATTTTATCATCTAAATATTTAGCTTTTGCTATAGGCATCCATGCTTCCACTTGTATTTCTTCTTTTTTCAAATATGATCTAAGTTCAGGTTGAGAAAATTTAGGGTGTAATTCTACTTGATTAAAAAATGGTTTAACAGAACAATGTTGTTTAAGTTTTTCTAAATGATGTATTTTAAAGTTACATACACCTATTTCTTTTACAGCACCCTCATTTTTTAATCTTTCCATCGCCTTATATGATTCTATAAATTTTTCTGGGTGTGGCCAATGTGCTAATAAAATATCTATTTTACCATCAAGTAGCTTATGGCTGTTTTCAAAAGATTTTAAAGTATCATCATAACTCATATCGCTAGGCCAAATTTTAGTAGTAATTACTAATTCATTTTTCAATTTACAAGTCTTTAAAAAATTCCCTATAAAAGCTTCATTCCTATAATATGTAGCAGTGTCTATCAATCTATAACCAGCATCTATTGCAGTCTGAAGTGCAACTTCCATTTTTTCTTCATCAGTAATCTTATATACACCAAATCCTAATTTACCTATATTCATTTTTCCCCCTTTATTTACATATAGCTAAAGAACCCATAGGATCCCATGGTTTAAGTACTATAGGGTCATTATTTAATTTATCTTGTAATTCTTGTGATAAATATTTTTTATTAACTACTATTTGATATGTATATTTATCCATCCATTCATCACTCATTACAAAATATCCTTTTTCACCA encodes:
- a CDS encoding aldo/keto reductase, which codes for MNIGKLGFGVYKITDEEKMEVALQTAIDAGYRLIDTATYYRNEAFIGNFLKTCKLKNELVITTKIWPSDMSYDDTLKSFENSHKLLDGKIDILLAHWPHPEKFIESYKAMERLKNEGAVKEIGVCNFKIHHLEKLKQHCSVKPFFNQVELHPKFSQPELRSYLKKEEIQVEAWMPIAKAKYLDDKILLNIASKYNVTSSQVILNWHIQRGIYAIPKSETPSRIIENFNSQNFTLDDEDLKLIDMMNEGVRFSLDPDDFPYDKK